One Halictus rubicundus isolate RS-2024b unplaced genomic scaffold, iyHalRubi1_principal scaffold0186, whole genome shotgun sequence genomic window carries:
- the LOC143363955 gene encoding uncharacterized protein LOC143363955 encodes MAELIATQETLKRAIERSLSNLKKLGKTNWTVAGIHTRMNHLKTQWATFEANDVKISAAIPPEDRPSMAYFKDNYLETTEETFLQTLTFMNSALADLTPKEVSHTASTDNPEYRDFMQEYERLGHMRSAVSSSSDSQSVYIPHHPVLREGSSTTHLRVVFNASSVTTNGSSLNDHLLPGPKLQTNLSSVILRWRAFRFVYTADIAKMYRQILVDPRDVNYQRILWAPHSADSIQEYELLTVTYGMTCAPYLALRVLQRLVEDEGDRFLLASPILRSNTYIDDLLFGHDDIASLRHCRDQLIKLLHCGKFHLRKWASNHPSLLSDIDPSDHGLACTKDLAQDDQVKVLGICWNPSQDTFQFKTSLSDSCPSTKRSILSTIAKIYDPLGWITPATILAKVFIQELWRLRVGWDEPIPVHKLSKWRTLYSQLAHLDKVQLPRWIGLISTTSRVELHGFSDASTVAYSAVVYAKCISSSGEITISFLAGKSKVAPLNPLTIPRLELQGACLMIRLIEFVLESFDSRPIPCVCWTDSTVVLNWISQHPSRWKTFVANRVATIQTRLPQAEWRHVPTECNPADCASRGLLSDDLLGSDLWWHGPSWLRRERSEWPNRPLLVTDDVQPEAKVVSAHVVTTFPRWDLESRFSSWPKLIRVTAYMFRFLQACRKGPSAPRPSPVGRALTAAE; translated from the exons ATGGCGGAACTCATCGCCACGCAAGAAACTCTTAAACGAGCCATCGAGCGGTCTCTTTCCAACCTGAAGAAGCTGGGCAAGACGAACTGGACAGTGGCTGGGATACACACGCGTATGAACCATCTCAAAACCCAGTGGGCGACTTTCGAAGCCAACGATGTGAAGATCTCCGCTGCCATCCCACCAGAGGATCGACCCTCCATGGCCTACTTCAAGGACAACTATCTCGAGACCACGGAGGAGACGTTCCTGCAGACTCTCACCTTCATGAACTCTGCCCTCGCCGATCTTACTCCGAAAGAAGTGAGTCACACCGCGTCGACCGACAATCCAG AATATCGCGACTTCATGCAAGAATATGAACGGCTTGGCCACATGCGCTCCGCTGTGTCTTCGTCAAGTGATTCTCAATCGGTCTATATCCCTCATCATCCCGTTCTCCGCGAAGGTAGCAGCACGACGCACCtgcgcgtcgtgttcaacgcctcgaGTGTTACCACGAACGGATCATCGTTAAACGATCATCTTCTACCTGGTCCCAAACTACAAACGAATCTCTCTTCGGTCATTCTCCGCTGGCGCGCGTTTCGTTTTGTGTACACCGCGGATATTGCCAAGATGTACCGGCAGATCCTAGTGGATCCTCGGGATGTCAATTACCAGCGTATCCTGTGGGCTCCTCACTCGGCGGACTCTATTCAAGAGTACGAATTGCTGACCGTCACGTATGGGATGACTTGCGCCCCATATCTAGCTCTTCGGGTACTCCAACGTTTGGTTGAGGATGAAGGCGACCGTTTCCTTTTAGCGTCTCCGATTCTCCGATCAAACACTTACATCGACGACCTTCTTTTCGGacacgatgatatcgcgtctctTCGGCATTGTCGAGATCAACTCATCAAATTGCTCCATTGTGGGAAATTTCACCTCCGGAAATGGGCCAGTAATCATCCTTCTCTCCTCTCTGACATTGACCCTTCCGATCATGGTCTAGCGTGCACGAAAGATCTGGCTCAAGATGATCAAGTAAAGGTTCTTGGAATCTGCTGGAATCCTTCCCAGGATACTTTTCAATTCAAGACATCCCTCTCGGACTCGTGTCCGTCAACCAAGCGTTCTATTTTGTCGACCATTGCCAAAATTTATGACCCTTTGGGATGGATCACTCCTGCTACTATTCTCGCGAAAGTTTTCATTCAAGAACTTTGGCGCCTCCGCGTTGGTTGGGACGAACCCATCCCGGTTCACAAACTCAGCAAATGGCGAACTCTTTACTCTCAATTGGCTCACCTTGACAAAGTGCAACTTCCCCGATGGATTGGTCTAATATCTACTACATCGCGAGTGGAGCTTCACGGTTTCTCCGATGCCTCAACAGTTGCGTATTCAGCCGTGGTTTATGCGAAATGCATCTCGTCCTCCGGCGAAATCACAATTTCCTTTCTCGCCGGCAAATCGAAGGTAGCTCCGCTAAATCCTTTGACGATACCACGGTTAGAACTGCAAGGTGCTTGTCTTATGATTCGCCTTATCGAATTTGTTCTCGAGTCATTCGACTCTCGACCAATACCTTGCGTGTGTTGGACTGACTCGACGGTCGTGCTTAACTGGATATCCCAGCATCCTTCGCGATGGAAGACTTTCGTCGCTAACCGCGTCGCTACAATTCAGACTCGCCTCCCTCAAGCTGAGTGGCGGCACGTCCCCACCGAATGCAATCCCGCCGATTGTGCCTCTCGAGGTCTCCTGAGCGACGATCTTCTAGGTTCCGATCTCTGGTGGCATGGTCCATCCTGGCTGCGTCGCGAGCGTTCCGAATGGCCGAACCGTCCACTCTTGGTCACCGACGACGTTCAACCGGAAGCCAAAGTCGTGTCGGCACATGTGGTTACCACTTTTCCACGGTGGGATCTGGAGAGCCGCTTCTCTTCGTGGCCGAAGCTCATCCGCGTCACCGCGTACATGTTTCGCTTCCTTCAAGCTTGTCGCAAAGGACCGTCGGCTCCTCGACCATCTCCGGTCGGTCGTGCTCTCACCGCAGCGGAAT